The genomic window ttttcGTCAAACATAATCTCCCATCAATTTTCTAACATGACTCACTAAATTCTTcaagtatttattaaaaattagtaGATATTATAATCAATTAACTTCATTAGGTATATAATTTCAAATCCAACAAAAAAATATGTACTAAATCTCATATTATCATATCCAATAATAGTGTACCATAATTGTTTGCatgtttttctaaaaaaataatgataaatttattcattagatttttatgtatatatttataatataaaaagagtttttgcataaaaaatataaaaagtataTATATGTAGTCACTCAATCAACGATGAtgcaataaaaaataatagaagactGTTATGTCTGGTAGAGAAAAATATTagggattgatctgtgtattaatttttcttgataACTAAAATGTTTgcttttaaaatctttaaagactgatttggataattattCTATCAAAAAATAAACTGAAGACTAATTTATCTACTAaaataaaactttaaaaattttgtgtatttatttttttaagatattaaaatatctatttttaaatttttaaagactaaaattgagattattttgaaaataaaaaattgaattccAGAAACATGCATAATAAACAAACATATCTTAATTTATTTGTGATGACAGTAAAAACAActtcaaattatttattttttatttttttgaatatatTTTAACCTGACaagtaataaatatttttttttacttgaatATAATACCTTTAACCTAATatttccaaaaatatattttttgatatTCTTTTAACGTATCATAAGTTTGTTGAATGGTATCAATACTAAAAATATTCATGTGGACAGAAATAGTTTGAGTGGGTGTCTATATATTTAGACAGTtataaaattaagaataataataaaataaatgctGAAATGAATACCTAATTTTCTTAACAACTACTTTaaacacatttttttttaaataatactaataaaaataaggaGAATATTTTTCCATAAAAAGGTTAAAAAGCAAAAAAAGGCTCATCTCTTTAGTCcttaaaaaatttttctttaagTCCATTCATATAGAAATGACAAAAacaattttttctaaaattatttatttaataacaATTAAAAACGTGCTTTANNNNNNNNNNNNNNNNNNNNNNNNNTTTTTATAATAACATAAAAactttaataataaaattaaaactataattaaaaaattaaataaattgcaaatttaaaaattgtttttaaaataatcttttaataaaatagaaaaataatgaaaaatatttaaaatattataatcaAATACgaaaataaagtaataataaaactataaaaaataaaaaatgtttaattgaagaataaatattaaaaataagaaattattaagaaaaaataaaatttatatataaaattagatagttaagaataacaaaaataaaaatcagatTGTTAAGAataagtaaaaaattaaaaaactcactttaaataacaatttaattgtattttttattaaaatataattaaattttttaaattataataaatttaattataatcaattttagtaattaaaacaAGATAATTAAATCTAttgaattaataaagaaaagaatttaGAAAATTAAATGAACTAATAACaataacatttttaatttatgtcaagtgtcaaaaatataataaatgaccatttatttaataaacaaaataaaatattatttacagACATTTTAAACGTCTTTGACCGAGTCTCCCTTCTTCCTGATTGAAATGGGAATTGCTAATTGCGCAAGTCTACGTAGGGGACAACATGGAGGCCACCTAGGATTTCCGAAATCGCAACGTTGATCACGGAAGGAATAGTAATCGGCGGATGCAGTCTCCGCCGTTGATCGTGGTCAGCTAGATGGACGGTTTACAAGTGTCGGTGACCCATTGGTGATCCTCCCTCCACCCTCCCTATTAGTAATTCCTACGGCGGGACCCTTTCAGACCAATATGGCACACATTAGGAGACCCTCTCTCATTAGTAGACTATTTATTACATCATCAACCATTGGAATGAAGATGGTATGGTGAGTGTAAAATATTAACACATAATTAGGTGTTATGAAAGCTTAACGTTTTAAAACACGATTGTGATTTGTGATTAGTACCAGGGGTaagcaattaataataataaagaaagaaaagggcAGTAGTGACTAGTGAGTGATGTATAAAATAGAAGAGCGCACATTAGTGATGGTAAGTGGTAATAATAATAAAGTAAACTAAAAGAATATATAAGAGGAGGTGCATACTGCATAGATAGCATAGATATATGGGGGTGGTGATTTGGCATTTTGTGGTTTTGTTCGGTGCTTGTTGCTGTTGGTTGGTTGTTTGTTGGCTGCCTTTGAGGACTTGAGGAGCGGCGagttttccctttttctttcagcaGCTAAGGAGTTGTGACAACTTTTGACTAGTGTTTATACATGTAGCACCAGCATAGAAGAGGCTCAACACGCCCACTCTTGTgttgtttcttttctttctcaaacGTGCTTTCCAATCTTCTCTTTGTAAACATTTCACTAATACTTTGTTGTGTGTGAATCGGAAGAATGGATTCAAGTAATGAGGTTGAAATGCAGGAGCCGAGTATTGAAACCGATAAGCTAAGCTACGAAATATTCTCCATTCTGGAGAGCAAGTTTCTATTCGGCTACGACCAACAGAAGCTCTGGTTCCCCAAGAACATACCTACCTCTATTGATCCCAAACCGGAACTTCTTCAACCGCCAACCGTCGCAACCATTGACGCCGTATCTTCCCTCAAGAACCAGCGTGGCAAGATATGCATCCTCTCCATCGACGGCGGCGGAGCCATGCGCGGGATCCTCGCCGGTAAAGCCCTAGCCTACCTTGAAAATGCTCTCAAGAACAAGTCTGGCGACGCCAACGCCACAATCGCCGATTACTTCGATGTCGCCGCCGGTGCCGGCGTCGGAGGCATCTTCACCGCTATGCTATTCGCCACCAAGGACCACAAACGTCCGATTTTCGCCGCCGAAGACACCTGGAGGCTGCTGGCCGAGCAAGGTCGCCGATTCTACCACCCTAACACCGGAACCAGAACATGCTCCGGCCGCCGAGGATTCTTACGAAGGCTGTTCGGCGGTTCCAGCTCCGGTTCAATCGGTTCGGCGACTTCCGGTCTAGAGAAAACCGTTAAGGAAGCGTTTACGGGCGAGAACGGTCGAAGCTTAACATTGAAGGACACGCTGAAGCCGGTTCTTGTTCCGTGCTATGACTTGTCCAGTACGGCGCCGTTTTTGTTCTCACGTGCTGACGCCTTAGAAACCGACAGCTATGACTTTCGGCTCTGGGAGGTGTGCCGGGCCACTTCGGCTGAACCGGGTCTGTTCGAGCCGCTTCAGATGCGGTCCGTTGATGGCCAGACCAGTTGCTTGGCGGTTGACGGCGGTTTGGCCATGAGCAACCCCACCGGCGCCGCCATCACGCACGTGCTCCACAACAAACAGGAGTTCCCCTTCGTCCGCGGCGTGGAGGACCTCCTCGTGCTGTCCCTCGGCACCGGCCAGCTCCTCGAAGCCCGTTATGACTACGAGGAGGTCAGGAAGTGGAAGCCCAAGGATTGGGCCCGGCCTGTGTCCCGAATCTCTGGCGACGGCTCAGCAGACCTAGTCGACCAAGCTGTTGCCATGGCTTTTGGACAAGGCCGGAGCACAAATTATGTTCGCATTCAGGTAGAATTTTTTAAGTTAATTCCTTTAATTATGAATATTGTTATGTGGCAACTTAATTACAATTATGTTCATGTTGATGTTTGCGTGACACTAGACATGAATGAGAATTTTGTTGGATTGAATTTAAAATGTGGTTGATTGCAAAAtaagaattttgtttttattatgtgGTTGGGGGTGGCACACTGGCACGTGAGTGTGTGAGAGGGGGTGGATGAGCATGGGTCAATTTTGTTGTTGTTGGGAGTGTCAATTTAAATAGGAAAGGGAAATTAAACTGCTTACAGGTGAAAGATGTctctcaaatttaaaaaaaaagtagtatTATATTTCATAGCCGGAAGGGAATGATGATTTGTGAATTGTGAATGCTTCAGCTTAGGAACACAAACACAGAGGTGATGAGGGTGAGGGTGAGGATGAGGGTGATGTTGATCTCATAATAAATAGAGTCAATTTCTCACCAGCAGGAGGGTGTTGTGGGGTTTCCATTTGGGGGATGATTCTCTTGCCTTGTCTGTAAGTAGCAACTTGATGAGTATGGGATGGATAGCTGGATTTGGACTTGTTAGGAGTGGAAAGAGGATATCTTTACAATAGGGACAATTAATGTTGTGCATTTTGTCCGGTAAGAAAGAGCCTTGCCACCATGCTTGTTCCCCCTTGCCATGTGTTCAGTTTCTGCAACTTGGAAATATGGAGTACATTGCTTTACCCACTGTGTGTAGGAATTAGGATCAAAGGGTAATAATAGCATTTGTTTGTTATTGCTGAGGCACTAAAGCAGCATTGAGTTTCAAAGTTTGTCAGTAGTActtaaaagaaagagaaagggtgAGGGTGGGGGTGGGGGACATTCCTTAATTGCAGCCTTGTGTTAGCATACAACTGTTTAAGTAAACTAATAAAAGCCTATTCTAATTTCGATCATATTCTAATCACCAGAAGAAGTTGTTAGGttgcttttaatttcatgatTAATGATGGATGTGTGTTTCTCGTCTTATTACATGTCTTTAACTGTTTTTTCTGTgtatttcattcattcatttgtACTTAAATTCGGGTACtgtatttaatttcaaattgaaAGATTttctaatcaatttaaaaaattgaggACAGGCAAACGGGTCTAGGATGGGGCGATGTGGACCCAATGTGGATACAGATTCAAGTCCTGAGAATGTAAAGATGTTGATTGGGATGGCGGAGGAGATGTTGAAGCAGGAGAATGTAGAGTCAGTGCTGTTTGGCGGGAAGCGGATCGGCGAGCAAAGTAATTTCGAGAAACTTGACTGGTTCGCCGGAGAACTCGTCCAGGAGCATCAGAGGAGGAGCTGCAGAATAGCTCCCACTGTTGCTTTCAAGCAAGCTACCCCAAAAGCGACCTAATTCATGGACAAACACTTGCAAGAATCAACataaagaaaaattaatgaaAGAGGGAAAAAAAGGTATGGAGTAtctatttgttttgttttgtgttACCCTCAATCATTTATACACATCCTTTCAAAGAAAGCGTTTTCCGTGGACCCATTGAATGAATTAGCAAGAGGGAAGGCATCTTAATTAAAACAATGATAAACATAAAACCATGGACATTGATTTTATTCAGATGTCTTTGATAAATAAAACATGGCCCCAACTTTGCTTAACTACACGTCTATTCTAAATCCCACTTTTTAATTGGACATGCTTGCTCACTAGCATTTTCATttaattaattgttttctttTGTGATGAGTAGCATGGTCTAGGTAAATTTAATAGCATAGTTCATGTCTCCTAAATTAaaactttaatttcctgcaagAAAGAAAAGTTAGTTATGGTTTTACTACACTTGAATTTTCATTGACTACCATAGCCTTTTTAGCAGGAGTGCTGATATTGTCAGCTCATATAATCTATAGATATAGATGTATGATTAAATGTGTTAGGACTTGGGAAGAAATTGTAGTTGTATGATGTATGGGGAAGAAAGATGAAAGAAATATGTGATGTCGGCCCACCGACACTCATTGTTGGAATGAGGAAAGGACATTCTGGTCAATTCACCTTTTATTTTTGGGGTTAGAGTTTATAGGGTATATTTTGATCATTATAAAAGAATTAAGATCATTGCGGGGTAGCCCCTATAAAAGTGTTTTCCGTAGTCCTGAAAAGTAGTTCATGTAATAATAATGTCTTGAGGTGTGGTAGGTTTTTAAAGATTCGTCCCctgaaaaaataaaacaaaagtttTGGGGTGGTTGACTGTTATTAAGTTACTATTCATCATTGTTCTACAGTACTCAACTGCTTCTTGAGACCGCATTTATAGGGTTATCTGGTTGAAAATGGTTTATGTTCAGTCTTTGTTTTAAGAACACTTTTTACATAAATAAACTAGAAAACTTTTTTAATGTTCCTAGCTAAATNNNNNNNNNNNNNNNNNNNNNNNNNNNNNNNNNNNNNNNNNNNNNNNNNNNNNNNNNNNNNNNNNNNNNNNNNNNNNNNNNNNNNNNNNNNNNNNNNNNNNNNNNNNNNNNNNNNNNNNNNNNNNNNNNNNNNNNNNNNNNNNNNNAGAGTGTAGATCATTGTTATTCATTCCATTACATGCATTTTCTGTGAGATTCCAGTAAAATTTCATACTTCAATTGATTGGCTTAGTACTTAGTAGCTCTTTTGATGAGTATATTTCTGTCTTTCTAATTGTGTGATACTAACTTTATTACATAATTTTGACTAAATAAAGAAAATGTTGGAAGAAAAAAGTCTCTCTTTGATTTGGAGTTTGACTAATTATTAATGGAACAATGAAATGGGGACAACCTCACAAAGCAATGGCAGGGTTTTATTCTTTttctaaaaccaaaaaaaaaaaagaagaaagaaaataacagaCCAAAAAGAAGTATAAAGACTGTTCACATGTCCCAAAGTGAGAAAGAGAACGTTCAACATAAAGCTCAAATTCCAAAcatctttaatttttaatttctctCAATCTTGAATGATTATTTTCACAGCTCTAGTTCTCAAAGTACATAGTATTTGTTCATATGAATTGCATCATACTTATAATTGTACACTTGCATCTCATTCAACCTAATTGCATGTAAAAGTCTTTCTATTGTTGATGTAAATTTCTATTTCTTGCAGGGGAAgaacatgatatatatatatatagctggaAAAACAAGAAGCAGGGggagtagaaaaagaaaaaaaaaggaagaggtTGAAGGGGTAGTAAACTAGTAATATTTAGCAGCTTTAATATGCAAGAATAGACAAAGAAGTGTTAGGGAGTTGAGTGAAAAGGACAAGTAGTGTGTAAGTGTAAAAAAGGGTGGAAAATCTCTGTGGGATACTTTGTTCTCCATAGGACAGACATGTGGTCTCCACTAAAACCTTTCTATGAGGTAAGAtaccaagaaaaagaaaaaagaaagagttgAAGGCTTGAAGTTTTTTAGGGTCAAACATGAAATCAAGTGTGAATTCTTTTCATTTAAAAGAATTCAGGGTGGAATATTGGATTACATATTTACATTCttcatttttaagtttttatttctctttaatttttttcgaagTATATATAGTTTAGGAAAGTTTTCAAGTATACCGATATACTGgtatttcaataatttttaactgttgattttaattatgtatattatatatattttcttattttgctttTTACTTCTTAGACTAGGGAAAACTGGAAAAGATTCATGACGGGTGGCTAACGGGCTATCTTTTTGGCgcaaattatttttgatattggGGTGGAAATTGTGTTTTTTAGAAGTATAGATGTTAAAGATGTTATTCTCAAATGTggaacttttttatttaaaatatggaaatcggaccctccgattatTTTAGGAATAAAAATTGGACCATGCGATTTATTAGTAACATAAATCGGACTCTCcgatttatgaatttttttttaaaatcacaacaAACAAATTGGATCCTCcaatttgtaaatttttttttttaaattataacaaACAAATCGAACCCTCCAATTTaatgttaaaaaatttttaaaatttaatttacaaAGTAATCCGACCTGCGATTACTTAATCTCATATCAAAATAAAATCACATGCACCTCAACAGATTTGGATTGCACACCTCTCTCTTCCATAACAAAAATTTTTAGCCTCCTTTTGgatgataataaaaattaaaaacagcgTGAATATTTTGGAGTGCTTCTCATCTTTGTGTACACAGCGTGCATCGAACCATTTTACAGGCAGATATCGATTATTTGTTGTTTTGACCTCGTGTATCTTTCAAAATAGTGCTATTTACATAATATTTATGTTTGTTTAAAACGGAATATTTTGGTGTTTTTCACTTAACTGCTAGGATTTTTTTTTCTCCCAAAAAATAGGGTATACTCAAATCGAATTGAATATGAAAAGAATATCGatttaaattaaatatagataAAATCTTAATTTGATTCGCACTTAAAACATTAGATCAAATCGAattgaatatttataatttttaagcTCGGATCTGATTGtccacaataataataataataatcatcatcatcaaaaataattttaaaacttcAGAAGAAAAAATGGGTTGTTGCCTTCTATACTAAAAAGATTGAATATACTTAATTAAAATTAtagattttttaataataataggAATAACAACTAAAAATGAATATCATTATAATTCTAGTATTACTTTTAATGGCCGCACAAAGTTTTTACGACAATTGTTATAGTTGTCGCTAAAATAATTTAGTGATAAAATATAAAACGATTAATGTATAATTACCGGTAAattaaatatgttttttttttgaattaaagctCGACACAACAGGTGGAGCATAGGGACCAGCagcatagaaaaactagtaactaaaaaaaaaactaaattaaaaaaaccaACAATCAAAGCTGTAGATATCCctttgtcatctccggcattgccatcaacaactgaAAGGGTCAACACCTAACCACTCCTTGTAGCTCAGCGCAGACATGTTGATAATCTCCTCAACTCTTTTTCCTTTGTTCTGAAAAATCCTTCGGTTCCGTTCCAACCATAAGTTCCAGATGATCGCGCATAAACACACCATCCATCTCTTGCACTCCTGTTTTGTACTTGAGCTCTCAGTCCAACTCTGGAAGTGGTCTTTTACTGCACTTGGGCAAACCCACTGCATTCCAACATAAGATAACCAAGCACATCATACCTGCCAAGCAAAGCTGCAACCAAGAAATAGGTGGTGGACATATTCTACATTACTGTTACACTTGATTTTTTGTAACCTCGACAGAGCGTCGAATCAAACTTGTATCAAGATCTCAATTTGGGGAGCTAGCAGATACGACTCTTCTGAAAAAGAATAGGCTCGACTCGCGAATTACTTAGCGTAGGTATCGAAACTGTTTATGTCAAAATATTTGTGATAAATTACaaagtaagaaaataaataaagcaaGTAAAAGCCTAGAAATAAAATGCTTGAAAGAAAAGAATCAAAATAAACAATGTAAAGTAGAATAACAATAAGGAAAAgaaatggaataaataaaaattgtaaCTAAAATAACAAGCAAATTGAAGTTTAAAATAAATGaacgaaataaattaaaatatctaaaaagaaattaaaaacgataaaattaaataaaagagaaagttAAAATAATGAAGATAAAATGAACAAAAGAAAATTGACTCCAGACACTCACATGCACTTGCACTCTATAGATCTTTTTGGTGTCAGCGTGACTTTGAATTTTGTAGAGTTTTGTGTGATGTTGTAGTGTTCAATTTGAAGCCCCGTTTTCACTTCTgcttttcttctatttataaacCACAAGGATAGATTTGTAAAGTATTTTTCTCTTCCTATGGTCTAGCTTCCTCCTATTTCTCAGGCCACGACACTGCCTTGACCATGAAGAATCTTGACTCCCGAGTTTGACGTCCCACGCCTTCTCTTACCTTGGTCTTCAAGCTTCACATTCTATAAAGTGCTTATGGATAATGTCTTAGTGCAATTATCTCATTTCAATTTTTAGAAATTACCGACTTAACTCCTTTTAGGATAAGTCAAACCCTTGTTTGTAATATTTCAACCTACATTCTCGTCGAACAACCTACCTGCTTTGACATTTCGACTTAAATATTGT from Arachis ipaensis cultivar K30076 chromosome B09, Araip1.1, whole genome shotgun sequence includes these protein-coding regions:
- the LOC107618139 gene encoding patatin-like protein 6, encoding MDSSNEVEMQEPSIETDKLSYEIFSILESKFLFGYDQQKLWFPKNIPTSIDPKPELLQPPTVATIDAVSSLKNQRGKICILSIDGGGAMRGILAGKALAYLENALKNKSGDANATIADYFDVAAGAGVGGIFTAMLFATKDHKRPIFAAEDTWRLLAEQGRRFYHPNTGTRTCSGRRGFLRRLFGGSSSGSIGSATSGLEKTVKEAFTGENGRSLTLKDTLKPVLVPCYDLSSTAPFLFSRADALETDSYDFRLWEVCRATSAEPGLFEPLQMRSVDGQTSCLAVDGGLAMSNPTGAAITHVLHNKQEFPFVRGVEDLLVLSLGTGQLLEARYDYEEVRKWKPKDWARPVSRISGDGSADLVDQAVAMAFGQGRSTNYVRIQANGSRMGRCGPNVDTDSSPENVKMLIGMAEEMLKQENVESVLFGGKRIGEQSNFEKLDWFAGELVQEHQRRSCRIAPTVAFKQATPKAT